In the genome of Pangasianodon hypophthalmus isolate fPanHyp1 chromosome 23, fPanHyp1.pri, whole genome shotgun sequence, one region contains:
- the arl16 gene encoding ADP-ribosylation factor-like protein 16 isoform X2, with protein sequence MELALCTGALSCWNRFEQLEVQLCQRSEPADLGEPPSTLPTVGTNLTDLTLRKRRVTVRELGGCMGPIWPSYFRDCTSVIFMVDSANITQISSSCIQLLGVLSAEPLRSASVLVLFNKRDLPCTMSLEEMKSLFRMDDIIASAPQSITVLELSARSGKGLQEVLNWLDSTQPD encoded by the exons atggagctcgctttgtgcacgggggcattgtcatgctggaacaggtttgaacag CTGGAAGTACAGCTGTGTCAGAGGAGTGAGCCTGCTGATTTAGGAGAGCCTCCCTCTACTCTGCCCACG GTGGGCACCAACCTGACCGATCTGAccctgaggaagaggagagtgACTGTGAGAGAGTTAGGAGGCTGCATGGGCCCTATATGGCCCAGCTACTTCAGGGACTGCACATCTGTTATT TTCATGGTCGACTCTGCCAACATCACACAGATTTCCTCCTCCTGCATCCAGCTGCTGGGCGTTCTCTCGGCCGAGCCGCTCCGGTCCGCCTCTGTGCTCGTGCTGTTCAACAAGAG GGACCTTCCATGCACCATGTCGCTAGAGGAAATGAAGTCACTCTTCAGGATGGATGACATCATTGCCTCCGCTCCTCAATCGATCACAGTTTTAGAGCTCAGTGCTCGCTCTGGAAAGGGCCTTCAGGAAGTGCTCAACTGGCTGGACTCGACTCAACCTGACTGA
- the arl16 gene encoding ADP-ribosylation factor-like protein 16 isoform X1, giving the protein MVDPESVLRTVCVRQEHTPDKTQVNRRAPCTHTHTHSHPPVHLLACFFFFFGRGRKVKNQRKPRQVGTNLTDLTLRKRRVTVRELGGCMGPIWPSYFRDCTSVIFMVDSANITQISSSCIQLLGVLSAEPLRSASVLVLFNKRDLPCTMSLEEMKSLFRMDDIIASAPQSITVLELSARSGKGLQEVLNWLDSTQPD; this is encoded by the exons atggtggatccggagtcagtcctgagaacagtgtgtgtgaggcaggaacacaccccGGATAAGACGCAAGTCAATCGCAGGgcaccttgcacacacacacacacacattcccatccaccagttcacctactggcatgttttttttttttttttggacgtgGGAGGAAAGTGAAGAACCAGAGGAAACCAAGACAG GTGGGCACCAACCTGACCGATCTGAccctgaggaagaggagagtgACTGTGAGAGAGTTAGGAGGCTGCATGGGCCCTATATGGCCCAGCTACTTCAGGGACTGCACATCTGTTATT TTCATGGTCGACTCTGCCAACATCACACAGATTTCCTCCTCCTGCATCCAGCTGCTGGGCGTTCTCTCGGCCGAGCCGCTCCGGTCCGCCTCTGTGCTCGTGCTGTTCAACAAGAG GGACCTTCCATGCACCATGTCGCTAGAGGAAATGAAGTCACTCTTCAGGATGGATGACATCATTGCCTCCGCTCCTCAATCGATCACAGTTTTAGAGCTCAGTGCTCGCTCTGGAAAGGGCCTTCAGGAAGTGCTCAACTGGCTGGACTCGACTCAACCTGACTGA
- the arl16 gene encoding ADP-ribosylation factor-like protein 16 isoform X3 produces MCLLLGATGVGKTLLLKRLQKLCQRSEPADLGEPPSTLPTVGTNLTDLTLRKRRVTVRELGGCMGPIWPSYFRDCTSVIFMVDSANITQISSSCIQLLGVLSAEPLRSASVLVLFNKRDLPCTMSLEEMKSLFRMDDIIASAPQSITVLELSARSGKGLQEVLNWLDSTQPD; encoded by the exons ATGTGCTTGTTACTGGGTGCGACCGGCGTGGGAAAGACTCTGCTCCTAAAACGACTGCAAAA GCTGTGTCAGAGGAGTGAGCCTGCTGATTTAGGAGAGCCTCCCTCTACTCTGCCCACG GTGGGCACCAACCTGACCGATCTGAccctgaggaagaggagagtgACTGTGAGAGAGTTAGGAGGCTGCATGGGCCCTATATGGCCCAGCTACTTCAGGGACTGCACATCTGTTATT TTCATGGTCGACTCTGCCAACATCACACAGATTTCCTCCTCCTGCATCCAGCTGCTGGGCGTTCTCTCGGCCGAGCCGCTCCGGTCCGCCTCTGTGCTCGTGCTGTTCAACAAGAG GGACCTTCCATGCACCATGTCGCTAGAGGAAATGAAGTCACTCTTCAGGATGGATGACATCATTGCCTCCGCTCCTCAATCGATCACAGTTTTAGAGCTCAGTGCTCGCTCTGGAAAGGGCCTTCAGGAAGTGCTCAACTGGCTGGACTCGACTCAACCTGACTGA